The following are encoded together in the Streptomyces rapamycinicus NRRL 5491 genome:
- a CDS encoding OFA family MFS transporter: MGFLDRSRIVAGAGWNRWLIPPAALAIHFSIGQAYAWSVFKIPLEDSLDISGTASALPFQIGILVLGLSAAFGGTLVERKGPRWAMFVSLVAFSTGFLVAALGVATRNYWLVVLGYGGIGGVGLGIGYIAPVSTLMKWFPDRPGMATGTAIMGFGGGALIASPWSTEMLKAFGSDTSGIAKTFLVHGLAYAVFMSLGVVLVRVPPEGWRPAGWTPRVDAGKRLVTTANVSARNAVRTPQFWLLWVVLCMNVTAGIGILEKAAPMIQDFFHDTASPVSASAATGFVALLSLANMAGRFVWSSVSDVVGRKNIYRLYLGAGALLYLTIMLEKDGSTALFVGSTMVILSFYGGGFATVPAYLKDLFGTYQVGAIHGRLLTAWSVAGVAGPLIVDSIADSAHEDGRSGPALYTFSFSLMMGLLVIGFIANELVRPVNPKFHEPEPAAREESAPPEETPDPIPAERR, from the coding sequence GTGGGTTTCCTCGACCGCTCTCGCATCGTCGCAGGCGCGGGCTGGAATCGTTGGCTGATTCCGCCGGCGGCGCTCGCGATCCACTTCTCCATCGGCCAGGCGTACGCCTGGAGTGTCTTTAAGATACCCCTGGAAGATTCCCTAGACATCTCGGGAACGGCTAGCGCCCTCCCGTTCCAGATCGGCATTCTGGTGCTCGGGCTTTCTGCCGCGTTCGGGGGAACGCTGGTGGAGCGAAAAGGGCCGCGCTGGGCCATGTTCGTGTCGCTCGTGGCCTTCTCGACCGGCTTCCTGGTCGCCGCGCTCGGCGTCGCCACGCGCAATTACTGGCTGGTCGTCCTCGGCTACGGCGGCATCGGCGGAGTCGGCCTCGGCATCGGGTACATCGCCCCGGTGTCCACCCTGATGAAGTGGTTCCCGGACCGGCCGGGCATGGCCACCGGTACGGCGATCATGGGTTTCGGGGGTGGCGCGTTGATCGCCTCTCCCTGGTCGACGGAGATGCTGAAGGCGTTCGGCAGTGACACCAGTGGCATCGCCAAGACGTTCCTGGTGCACGGCCTGGCCTACGCCGTGTTCATGTCGCTGGGCGTGGTGCTGGTGAGGGTGCCGCCGGAGGGCTGGCGGCCGGCCGGCTGGACGCCCCGCGTCGACGCGGGCAAGCGGCTGGTCACCACCGCGAACGTATCGGCCAGGAACGCGGTGCGGACGCCGCAGTTCTGGCTGCTCTGGGTCGTACTGTGCATGAACGTTACTGCTGGTATCGGGATCCTGGAGAAGGCCGCCCCGATGATCCAGGACTTCTTCCACGACACGGCGAGTCCGGTGAGCGCGAGCGCCGCCACCGGGTTCGTCGCGCTGCTGTCCCTGGCCAACATGGCCGGTCGCTTCGTGTGGTCCTCGGTCTCCGACGTGGTCGGCCGGAAGAACATCTACCGGCTGTACCTGGGCGCCGGTGCCCTGCTCTACCTCACCATCATGCTCGAGAAGGACGGCAGCACCGCGCTGTTCGTCGGCTCGACGATGGTGATCCTGTCGTTCTACGGCGGTGGATTCGCCACCGTCCCGGCCTACCTCAAGGACCTGTTCGGGACCTACCAGGTCGGCGCGATCCACGGCCGGCTGCTGACCGCGTGGTCGGTCGCCGGAGTCGCCGGACCGCTCATCGTGGATTCCATCGCGGATTCCGCACATGAGGACGGGCGCTCCGGCCCGGCTCTCTACACCTTCTCGTTCTCGCTCATGATGGGACTGCTCGTCATCGGCTTCATCGCGAACGAACTGGTACGTCCGGTGAATCCGAAGTTCCATGAGCCGGAGCCGGCGGCCCGCGAGGAGTCGGCACCCCCGGAGGAAACCCCCGATCCCATTCCGGCAGAGAGGCGGTAA
- a CDS encoding DUF485 domain-containing protein produces MNKSVRSPASLPSERATGTGFADRGDDIGEPDFEAIQQSPEFKLLRKRLLWFIFPMSAFFLCWYMTFVLFSAYDHDFMSRKVFGAVNTGTLFGLLQFVTTMAIVLTYRRFARKKLDPQVDTIHELAGVGKE; encoded by the coding sequence ATGAATAAATCGGTGCGATCACCCGCTTCCTTGCCATCCGAGCGGGCCACCGGAACGGGGTTCGCCGATCGCGGTGACGATATCGGGGAGCCCGACTTCGAGGCGATCCAGCAGAGCCCGGAGTTCAAGCTCCTGCGCAAGAGACTGCTCTGGTTCATCTTCCCGATGAGCGCGTTCTTCTTGTGCTGGTACATGACTTTCGTTCTCTTCTCGGCCTACGACCACGACTTCATGAGCCGCAAGGTGTTCGGCGCCGTCAACACCGGCACCCTTTTCGGTCTGCTGCAGTTCGTGACGACCATGGCGATCGTCCTGACATACCGGCGCTTCGCGCGCAAGAAACTTGATCCCCAGGTGGACACGATCCACGAGCTGGCGGGAGTCGGCAAGGAATGA
- a CDS encoding cation acetate symporter — MTVQIAARATGSPIINLSVFFAFVVITLFVVYKATNRNSTTSDYYAAGSAFSGVQNGIALSGDFLSAASFLGISGAIAVHGYDGFLYSVGWLVAWLVALLLVGERLRNTGRFTVGDVMAYRMKQRPVRAAAANATLVITFFYMLAQMAGAGGLIALLLNVHSKGGQALIITGVGLVMVFYVLVGGMKGTTWVQIIKAGLLLICVTFMSVFLLGKFGFSLSAILDQASQNSPLGGELLNPGGWYGRNAMDQLDFVSLSLALVLGISSLPHVLMRFYTVPDAKEARRSVVWCSWSMFIFYLSILLVGYGATALVGSDKIVNAPGGENSAAPLLAFEIGGAMLLGIVSAVAFATILAVVAGLTLAASASFAHDVYANVIRNGKADPRSEIRVARLTALVIGFLAILGGIVTNGQNVAFLVSLALALAASANLPTILYTLFWKRFNTTGTLWSIYGGLVSGLVLIIFSPAISGSSTSIIKGVDFHWFPLTNPGLVSIPLSFLCGFLGTVFSKEPADPKKQAEMEVRSLTGIGSKA; from the coding sequence ATGACAGTGCAGATCGCAGCCCGCGCGACCGGCAGCCCGATAATCAACCTGAGCGTCTTCTTCGCTTTCGTCGTCATCACGCTGTTCGTCGTCTACAAGGCCACCAACAGAAATTCGACCACCTCCGACTACTACGCCGCGGGCAGCGCCTTCAGCGGCGTCCAGAACGGCATCGCCCTCTCCGGCGACTTCCTCTCCGCCGCCTCCTTCCTCGGCATCTCGGGGGCGATCGCGGTCCACGGCTACGACGGGTTCCTCTACTCCGTGGGGTGGCTGGTGGCCTGGCTGGTCGCCCTCCTGCTGGTCGGTGAACGGCTGCGCAACACCGGGCGGTTCACGGTCGGCGATGTGATGGCCTACCGCATGAAACAGCGCCCGGTCCGCGCGGCGGCGGCCAACGCCACCCTGGTGATCACGTTCTTCTACATGCTCGCCCAGATGGCCGGCGCGGGTGGTCTGATCGCCCTGCTGCTCAATGTGCACAGCAAGGGCGGGCAGGCCCTCATCATCACCGGCGTCGGCCTCGTCATGGTCTTCTACGTCCTGGTGGGCGGCATGAAGGGCACCACCTGGGTGCAGATCATCAAGGCGGGCCTGCTGCTGATCTGCGTGACCTTCATGAGCGTGTTCCTGCTCGGCAAGTTCGGGTTCAGCCTCTCGGCGATCCTCGACCAGGCGTCGCAGAACAGTCCGCTGGGCGGGGAACTGCTCAACCCGGGCGGCTGGTACGGCAGGAACGCGATGGACCAGCTCGACTTCGTCTCGCTCTCCCTGGCGCTGGTCCTCGGCATCTCCAGCCTGCCGCACGTGCTGATGCGCTTCTACACCGTGCCGGACGCCAAGGAGGCCCGGCGCTCGGTGGTGTGGTGCTCCTGGTCGATGTTCATCTTCTATCTGTCGATCCTGCTCGTCGGGTACGGCGCCACCGCGCTGGTCGGTTCGGACAAGATCGTGAACGCGCCCGGCGGCGAGAACTCCGCGGCTCCGCTGCTCGCCTTCGAGATCGGCGGCGCGATGCTCCTGGGCATCGTCTCCGCGGTGGCCTTCGCGACGATCCTGGCGGTCGTCGCCGGGCTGACCCTGGCCGCCTCGGCCTCGTTCGCCCACGACGTGTACGCCAATGTGATCCGGAACGGAAAGGCCGATCCGCGGTCCGAGATCCGGGTCGCCCGGCTGACGGCGCTCGTGATCGGCTTCCTGGCCATCCTCGGCGGCATCGTGACCAACGGCCAGAACGTCGCCTTCCTGGTGTCGCTGGCCCTGGCGCTCGCCGCGTCCGCCAATCTGCCGACGATCCTCTACACGCTGTTCTGGAAGCGTTTCAACACGACCGGGACGCTGTGGAGCATCTACGGCGGGCTGGTGTCCGGCCTGGTGCTCATCATCTTCTCCCCCGCCATCTCCGGCAGCTCCACGTCGATCATCAAAGGCGTGGACTTCCACTGGTTCCCGCTCACCAACCCCGGCCTGGTGTCCATTCCGCTCTCCTTCCTCTGCGGCTTCCTCGGCACGGTCTTCAGCAAGGAGCCCGCGGACCCCAAGAAGCAGGCGGAGATGGAAGTGCGGTCGCTGACCGGCATCGGTTCGAAGGCGTAG
- a CDS encoding RNA polymerase sigma factor, which translates to MKRSRDRAASELFAALYPRLAGWCRRLVDDDETAHEIASEAFTRLWARWTSVEEPRGFLYVTAANLVRDHWRKVERERRAMRRATTEAAVRPHTEQSDPSVRLLVQSLPERLRVPILLHYYADMPIREVSVLTGRKEGTVKADLHAARELLRVHLRRSLDPTL; encoded by the coding sequence TTGAAACGGTCCCGTGACAGGGCGGCGTCCGAGCTGTTCGCCGCCCTCTACCCGCGCCTGGCCGGCTGGTGCCGCCGTCTCGTCGACGACGACGAGACGGCCCATGAGATCGCCTCCGAGGCGTTCACCCGGCTCTGGGCCCGCTGGACGTCCGTGGAGGAGCCCCGCGGCTTCCTCTACGTCACCGCGGCCAATCTCGTCCGGGACCACTGGCGCAAGGTGGAGCGCGAGCGCAGGGCCATGCGCCGGGCCACCACGGAAGCCGCCGTCCGCCCCCACACCGAACAGTCCGACCCGTCGGTGCGCCTGCTCGTACAGTCGCTGCCGGAACGGCTGCGCGTCCCGATCCTGCTGCACTACTACGCTGACATGCCCATCCGGGAGGTGTCCGTACTGACCGGGCGCAAGGAAGGAACCGTCAAGGCCGACCTCCACGCGGCCCGGGAACTGCTCCGCGTCCACCTGAGGAGAAGCCTTGACCCCACGCTGTGA
- a CDS encoding class F sortase, whose translation MTPFSRRAFATAAMASLLAGCGGHPDRRTTAAPTSGRRPPPTPAKAARPLGRSVPVGLRIPAIGVDTPVIRLGLAPDGSVAVPPVTAHDRAGWYRHSPTPGQLGPSVILGHVTVGAYGDGVFRHLARLRRGDRVETRLENGTAARFGVSAVRTVAKADFPADEVYGDVDRPELRLITCGGPRSGDGYLDNVIVFATPASAGP comes from the coding sequence ATGACCCCGTTCTCCAGGCGCGCCTTCGCCACCGCGGCGATGGCCTCGCTGCTCGCGGGCTGCGGCGGCCACCCGGACCGGCGGACCACGGCCGCACCGACCTCCGGGAGGAGGCCACCGCCGACCCCTGCGAAGGCGGCGCGTCCCCTCGGGCGTTCGGTCCCGGTCGGGCTGCGGATCCCGGCCATCGGCGTCGACACCCCGGTCATCCGGCTGGGGCTGGCGCCGGACGGGAGCGTGGCGGTCCCGCCGGTCACGGCCCACGACCGCGCGGGCTGGTACCGGCACTCGCCGACACCGGGGCAGCTCGGCCCGTCGGTCATCCTCGGCCACGTCACGGTCGGCGCCTACGGCGACGGGGTCTTCCGTCACCTGGCGCGGCTGCGCCGGGGCGACCGGGTCGAGACGCGCCTGGAGAACGGCACGGCGGCACGGTTCGGCGTCAGCGCCGTACGGACCGTCGCCAAGGCGGACTTCCCGGCGGACGAGGTCTACGGGGACGTGGACCGCCCGGAGCTGCGGCTGATCACCTGTGGCGGCCCCCGCTCCGGCGACGGCTACCTCGACAATGTGATCGTCTTCGCCACGCCGGCGTCCGCCGGCCCCTGA
- the katG gene encoding catalase/peroxidase HPI, with translation MSENHEAIVVDPKTEEAGGCPVAHGRAPHPTQGGGNRQWWPDRLNLKILAKNPPVANPLGAEFDYAEAFQALDLAAVKQDIAEVLTTSQDWWPADFGNYGPLMIRMAWHSAGTYRISDGRGGAGAGQQRFAPLNSWPDNASLDKARRLLWPVKKKYGQSISWADLMVLTGNVALETMGFTTFGFGGGRADVWEAEEDVYWGPETTWLGDERYTGDRELENPLGAVQMGLIYVNPEGPNGNPDPIAAARDIRETFRRMAMNDEETVALIAGGHTFGKTHGAGPADAVGPDPEAAPMEQLGLGWQSTHGTGAGKDAITSGLEVTWTTTPTQWSNGFFKNLFEYEYELTKSPAGANQWVAKDAPEIVPDAFDPNKKQRPTMLTTDLSLRFDPIYEPISRRFYENPQEFADAFARAWYKLTHRDMGPKSLYLGPEVPEETLVWQDPLPEAQGEAIDAADVTALKAKILDSGLTVSQLVGAAWASAASFRGSDKRGGANGARIRLEPQRGWEVNNPDELAQVLRALETIQGEFNSGAKKVSLADLIVLGGSAAVEKAAKDAGVDVEVAFAPGRVDAGDEHTDTESFAALEPTYDGFRNYVGKGNRLPAEYLLLDRANLLTLSAPETTVLVGGLRVLGANHNGSKHGVLTETPGKLTNDFFVNLLDLGTTWKSTSEDQTTFEGRDASGAVKWTGTRADLVFGSNSELRALAEVYASDDAKEKFVHDFVAAWVKVMNLDRFDLV, from the coding sequence ATGTCCGAGAACCATGAGGCAATCGTCGTAGACCCGAAGACAGAGGAAGCGGGGGGCTGCCCGGTCGCGCATGGGCGTGCTCCCCACCCCACGCAGGGCGGCGGCAACCGTCAGTGGTGGCCGGACCGGCTCAATCTGAAGATCCTCGCCAAGAACCCCCCGGTGGCGAACCCGCTGGGTGCGGAGTTCGACTACGCCGAGGCGTTCCAGGCCCTCGACCTCGCTGCGGTGAAGCAGGACATCGCCGAGGTGCTGACCACCTCGCAGGACTGGTGGCCCGCCGACTTCGGCAACTACGGCCCGCTGATGATCCGTATGGCCTGGCACAGCGCCGGCACCTACCGCATCAGCGACGGCCGCGGCGGCGCCGGTGCCGGTCAGCAGCGCTTCGCCCCGCTCAACAGCTGGCCGGACAACGCCAGCCTCGACAAGGCCCGCCGTCTGCTGTGGCCGGTGAAGAAGAAGTACGGCCAGAGCATCTCCTGGGCCGACCTCATGGTCCTCACCGGCAATGTCGCCCTGGAGACGATGGGCTTTACGACCTTCGGCTTCGGCGGTGGCCGTGCGGACGTCTGGGAGGCCGAGGAGGACGTCTACTGGGGCCCGGAGACCACCTGGCTCGGCGACGAGCGCTACACCGGCGACCGCGAGCTGGAGAACCCGCTCGGCGCGGTCCAGATGGGTCTGATCTACGTCAACCCGGAGGGCCCCAACGGCAACCCGGACCCGATCGCCGCGGCCCGCGACATCCGTGAGACGTTCCGCCGGATGGCGATGAACGACGAGGAGACCGTCGCCCTCATCGCCGGTGGCCACACCTTCGGCAAGACCCACGGCGCGGGCCCCGCGGACGCCGTCGGCCCGGACCCGGAGGCCGCCCCGATGGAGCAGCTGGGCCTCGGCTGGCAGAGCACCCACGGCACGGGCGCGGGCAAGGACGCCATCACCAGTGGCCTCGAGGTCACCTGGACCACCACCCCCACCCAGTGGAGCAACGGGTTCTTCAAGAACCTCTTCGAGTACGAGTACGAGCTCACCAAGAGCCCGGCCGGCGCCAACCAGTGGGTGGCCAAGGACGCCCCGGAGATCGTCCCGGACGCCTTCGACCCGAACAAGAAGCAGCGCCCGACGATGCTCACCACCGACCTGTCGCTGCGCTTCGACCCGATCTACGAGCCGATCTCCCGCCGGTTCTACGAGAACCCGCAGGAGTTCGCGGACGCCTTCGCCCGCGCCTGGTACAAGCTGACCCACCGCGACATGGGCCCGAAGTCGCTGTACCTCGGCCCGGAGGTCCCGGAGGAGACCCTGGTGTGGCAGGACCCGCTGCCCGAGGCCCAGGGTGAGGCCATCGACGCCGCCGACGTCACGGCGCTCAAGGCCAAGATCCTCGACTCCGGTCTGACCGTCTCGCAGCTGGTCGGCGCCGCGTGGGCGTCCGCCGCCTCCTTCCGCGGCAGCGACAAGCGCGGCGGCGCCAACGGCGCCCGGATCCGCCTGGAGCCGCAGCGCGGCTGGGAGGTCAACAACCCGGACGAGCTCGCGCAGGTCCTGCGCGCCCTGGAGACCATCCAGGGCGAGTTCAACTCCGGTGCCAAGAAGGTCTCCCTGGCCGACCTGATCGTCCTCGGTGGCTCCGCCGCCGTGGAGAAGGCCGCCAAGGACGCCGGTGTCGACGTCGAGGTGGCCTTCGCCCCGGGCCGCGTCGACGCGGGCGACGAGCACACCGACACCGAGTCGTTCGCCGCGCTGGAGCCGACGTACGACGGGTTCCGCAACTACGTCGGCAAGGGCAACCGGCTGCCGGCCGAGTACCTGCTGCTGGACCGGGCGAACCTGCTCACCCTGAGCGCCCCCGAGACGACCGTCCTGGTCGGTGGGTTGCGCGTGCTGGGCGCGAACCACAACGGTTCCAAGCACGGCGTCCTCACCGAGACCCCGGGCAAGCTCACCAACGACTTCTTCGTCAACCTGCTCGACCTGGGCACGACCTGGAAGTCCACGTCCGAGGACCAGACCACGTTCGAGGGCCGTGACGCCTCGGGCGCGGTCAAGTGGACCGGCACCCGTGCCGACCTCGTCTTCGGCTCCAACTCCGAGCTGCGCGCCCTCGCGGAGGTCTACGCGAGCGACGACGCCAAGGAGAAGTTCGTGCACGACTTCGTCGCGGCGTGGGTCAAGGTCATGAACCTGGACCGGTTCGACCTCGTCTGA
- a CDS encoding Fur family transcriptional regulator — protein sequence MTASQTPTTAEELRGVGLRVTAARVALLETVRDGDHLGVEAIASGVRDRVGHISLQAVYEALHALTAAGLVRRIEPAGNPARFEGRVGDNHHHVVCRSCGAVADVDCAAGEAPCLTASDDHGFSVDEAEVIYWGQCPACSTATSS from the coding sequence ATGACCGCATCCCAGACTCCGACCACTGCCGAGGAGCTGCGCGGTGTCGGCCTGCGGGTGACGGCCGCCCGTGTCGCCTTGCTGGAGACCGTCCGGGACGGTGATCACCTCGGGGTCGAGGCGATCGCCTCCGGGGTACGCGACCGTGTCGGCCACATCTCCCTCCAGGCCGTGTACGAGGCCCTTCACGCACTGACGGCGGCGGGCCTCGTACGCCGCATCGAACCGGCCGGGAACCCGGCCCGGTTCGAAGGACGCGTCGGGGACAACCACCACCACGTCGTATGCCGGTCGTGTGGTGCCGTCGCCGATGTCGACTGCGCCGCCGGTGAGGCACCCTGCCTGACCGCGTCCGATGACCACGGCTTCTCGGTTGACGAGGCCGAGGTCATCTACTGGGGCCAGTGCCCCGCCTGTTCCACCGCCACCAGTTCCTGA
- a CDS encoding NlpC/P60 family protein produces MPPKKKRPVLHAVTVLALLGASGYLTVELRKDEQDKTPATQAVIDEPNLENGTGQQSGKQTWERLKNPARTILRGGNGQILATFTDRARTATLRGPSRTFSEPANTKSKVITEDWVRLMPEPWAEGAEKKQWFKDWFKENYGSKKEDLFAIAFQYVTGAPVKKDAQGIPYAGDAVFGPFKPDGVDRLEQNDFYDYLGISYTFRDGTTMAARKERYRALDCSGFIRMVMGYRARYPLMASNALGDGLPRTANGMARSKVGVDVIKIQGAGPWYTRPTNIDVLQPGDLLFFKMDHRTGDHMDHVALYLGLDTDGHRVFVSSRKEQNGPTIGDNGGVSRIDGNGFYAGLFRSAKRL; encoded by the coding sequence ATGCCACCGAAGAAGAAACGCCCCGTACTGCACGCCGTCACCGTGCTCGCGCTGCTCGGCGCCAGCGGCTATCTGACCGTGGAGCTCAGGAAGGACGAGCAGGACAAGACGCCGGCCACCCAGGCCGTCATCGACGAGCCGAACCTGGAGAACGGCACCGGCCAGCAGAGCGGCAAGCAGACCTGGGAGCGGCTGAAGAACCCCGCCCGCACCATCCTGCGCGGCGGCAACGGCCAGATCCTCGCCACCTTCACCGACCGCGCCCGCACCGCCACCCTGCGCGGCCCCTCCCGCACCTTCAGCGAGCCCGCCAACACCAAGTCCAAGGTGATCACCGAGGACTGGGTGCGGCTGATGCCGGAGCCGTGGGCCGAGGGCGCCGAGAAGAAGCAGTGGTTCAAGGACTGGTTCAAGGAGAACTACGGCAGCAAGAAGGAGGACCTCTTCGCGATCGCCTTCCAGTACGTGACGGGCGCGCCGGTCAAGAAGGACGCCCAGGGCATCCCGTACGCGGGCGACGCGGTCTTCGGGCCGTTCAAACCGGACGGCGTGGACCGGCTGGAGCAGAACGACTTCTACGACTACCTCGGCATCTCCTACACCTTCCGCGACGGCACCACGATGGCCGCGCGCAAGGAGCGCTACCGGGCGCTGGACTGCTCCGGCTTCATCCGCATGGTCATGGGCTACCGCGCCCGCTACCCCCTGATGGCGAGCAACGCCCTCGGCGACGGCCTGCCGCGCACCGCGAACGGCATGGCCCGCTCCAAGGTCGGCGTCGATGTGATCAAGATCCAGGGCGCCGGCCCCTGGTACACCCGGCCCACCAACATCGATGTGCTCCAACCCGGTGACCTGCTGTTCTTCAAGATGGATCACCGCACCGGCGACCATATGGACCATGTCGCCCTGTACCTGGGGCTGGACACCGACGGCCACCGCGTGTTCGTCTCCAGCCGCAAGGAGCAGAACGGCCCCACCATCGGCGACAACGGCGGTGTCTCCCGGATCGACGGCAACGGCTTCTACGCCGGGCTCTTCCGCAGCGCCAAGCGCCTCTGA
- a CDS encoding poly-gamma-glutamate biosynthesis protein PgsC/CapC has product MIPSVLTPEIAAIGIAIGLLFSLVCYLTTNLSPGGMITPGWLALTLVEDLQRAAMVVGVTVLTYVGTLLMQKYVILYGKRLFAAVVLLGVTLQATVMIILSIEFPLMYANQTLGFIVPGLIAYQLVRQPRGATLLSTGSVTLMAYVVLTAGILLGVMPSA; this is encoded by the coding sequence TTGATCCCCTCCGTCCTCACCCCTGAGATCGCCGCCATCGGCATCGCGATCGGGCTGCTCTTCTCGCTGGTCTGCTACCTGACCACCAACCTCTCGCCCGGCGGCATGATCACCCCGGGCTGGCTGGCGCTGACCCTCGTCGAGGATCTCCAGCGGGCCGCGATGGTCGTCGGCGTCACGGTGCTGACCTACGTGGGCACGCTGCTGATGCAGAAGTACGTGATCCTCTACGGCAAGCGGCTCTTCGCCGCGGTCGTCCTGCTCGGCGTGACCCTCCAGGCGACCGTGATGATCATCCTGTCGATCGAGTTCCCGCTGATGTACGCGAACCAGACCCTCGGCTTCATCGTCCCGGGCCTGATCGCCTACCAGCTGGTCCGCCAGCCCCGGGGGGCCACCCTGCTGTCCACCGGGTCGGTGACGCTGATGGCCTATGTCGTCCTCACCGCCGGAATCCTCCTCGGCGTCATGCCGTCCGCCTGA
- the pgsB gene encoding poly-gamma-glutamate synthase PgsB, producing the protein MLFLYTVLVVCEAVLLIAGIVEQRRHQTNLDVIPTRVLVNGIRGKSSITRLCAGALRGGGLTTVAKTTGTAARFIHPDATEEPVYRKFGIANVVEQIGIVRRAAAYEPDALVIECMAVMPALQEINQSKLIRSTIGVLCNVREDHLAEMGPTLDDVARSLCRSMPENGICVTAEQDRFHILQEEADARNCRLIYADPATVSDEELRGFSWFTFKENVAIALTVAELVGVDRATALQGMYDAPPDPGVLSVERYATEEGKKLRFANVFAANDPESTLMNINQLLDLGAIHRPLNVVINCRPDRVERNGQMGEIIPDLDPEQVFVIGHPAKSAIDAIPAQYRDRAVDLGGDRRDPEEFMAELLGRLGPDSSLVAIGNIHGQGEILLEHLAELPPDESADDTPAAPTAPAGGERHVEHVDTVQLYAPRLDPYQGYPEAYETRYAHQAHVPHQRTPERPYPQTAPDQGSREPWPAVAPASDAPRPRGLFEPRVPPAPPADDSQQWQNPGEQHR; encoded by the coding sequence GTGCTCTTCCTCTACACCGTGCTCGTGGTGTGCGAGGCCGTCCTGCTGATCGCCGGCATCGTCGAACAGCGGCGGCACCAGACCAACCTCGACGTGATCCCCACCCGGGTCCTGGTCAACGGCATCCGCGGCAAGTCCTCCATCACCCGGCTGTGCGCGGGCGCCCTGCGCGGCGGCGGGCTGACCACCGTGGCCAAGACCACCGGAACGGCGGCCCGCTTCATCCACCCCGACGCCACCGAGGAGCCCGTCTACCGCAAGTTCGGCATCGCCAACGTGGTCGAGCAGATCGGCATCGTGCGCCGCGCCGCCGCCTACGAGCCGGACGCGCTCGTCATCGAGTGCATGGCGGTCATGCCGGCGCTCCAGGAGATCAACCAGTCCAAGCTGATCCGCTCCACCATCGGCGTGCTGTGCAACGTCCGCGAGGACCACCTCGCCGAGATGGGCCCCACGCTGGACGACGTGGCGCGCTCGCTGTGCCGGTCCATGCCGGAGAACGGCATCTGCGTCACCGCCGAGCAGGACCGCTTCCACATCCTCCAGGAGGAGGCGGACGCCCGGAACTGCCGGCTGATCTACGCCGACCCCGCGACGGTCAGCGACGAGGAGCTGCGCGGCTTCAGCTGGTTCACCTTCAAGGAGAACGTGGCCATCGCGCTCACCGTCGCCGAGCTGGTGGGCGTCGACCGCGCGACCGCCCTCCAGGGCATGTACGACGCCCCGCCGGACCCCGGCGTCCTCTCCGTCGAGCGGTACGCCACCGAGGAAGGCAAGAAGCTGCGCTTCGCCAACGTCTTCGCGGCCAACGACCCCGAGTCGACGCTGATGAACATCAACCAGCTGCTCGACCTCGGCGCCATCCACCGCCCGCTCAACGTGGTCATCAACTGCCGCCCCGACCGGGTCGAGCGCAACGGCCAGATGGGCGAGATCATCCCCGATCTCGACCCCGAGCAGGTCTTCGTCATCGGCCACCCGGCCAAGTCCGCCATCGACGCCATCCCGGCCCAGTACCGGGACCGCGCGGTCGACCTCGGCGGCGACCGCCGGGATCCCGAGGAGTTCATGGCCGAGCTGCTCGGCCGCCTCGGCCCCGACTCCTCCCTGGTCGCCATCGGCAACATCCACGGCCAGGGCGAGATCCTCCTGGAGCACCTCGCCGAGCTGCCGCCCGACGAGAGCGCCGATGACACCCCGGCGGCACCGACCGCACCGGCGGGCGGCGAGCGCCATGTCGAGCACGTGGACACGGTCCAGCTGTACGCGCCCCGCCTGGACCCCTACCAGGGCTACCCGGAGGCGTACGAGACCCGGTACGCGCACCAGGCGCACGTACCGCATCAGCGCACCCCCGAGCGGCCGTACCCGCAGACGGCACCCGACCAGGGCTCCCGGGAGCCCTGGCCCGCCGTCGCACCGGCCTCCGACGCCCCGCGGCCCCGCGGCCTGTTCGAGCCGCGGGTCCCGCCCGCCCCGCCCGCCGACGACTCCCAGCAGTGGCAGAACCCAGGAGAGCAGCACCGTTGA